The following coding sequences lie in one Arachis hypogaea cultivar Tifrunner chromosome 9, arahy.Tifrunner.gnm2.J5K5, whole genome shotgun sequence genomic window:
- the LOC112710484 gene encoding uncharacterized protein isoform X2, which translates to MSHRTQYISSIGICHSLTQEKEFLLASCLVLWLQMQDNHNMPSSLIPLLRVGIPWMRCIRAALHSVLLKENANTPEQEPDGYLVDEPDDEDEDEEDEIKESDEYEESRNDGEARTSDEVGKCYNLRVDLPRRSASRYTPSMFKNAAKKCKNL; encoded by the exons ATGTCCCATCGTACCCAATACATCAGCAGTATTGGGATATGCCACAGTTTGACACAGGAGAAGGAGTTTCTTTTAGCCAGTTGCTTGGTTTTATGGCTGCAGATGCAGGACAATCACAATATGCCCAGCAGCCTTATTCCTTTATTGCGGGTAGGTATTCCTTGGATGCGATGTATTCGTGCTGCACTTCATTCGGTGCTTCTGAAAG AAAATGCTAACACACCTGAACAAGAGCCTGATGGGTATCTAGTAGATGAACCAGACGACGAGGATGAGGACGAGGAGGATGAAATAAAGGAGTCCGACGAGTATGAAGAATCCCGTAATGAtg GTGAGGCACGTACTTCAGATGAGGTAGGGAAATGTTACAATCTCAGGGTTGATCTGCCACGTCGTAGCGCTAGTCGGTACACTCCTTCCATGTTCAAAAATGCCGCTAAGAAATGCAAGAACTTGTGA
- the LOC112710484 gene encoding uncharacterized protein isoform X1, which translates to MPQFDTGEGVSFSQLLGFMAADAGQSQYAQQPYSFIAGRYSLDAMYSCCTSFGASERFVSVDSSRTDGGRGILNSQNPNHVLMGIIEENANTPEQEPDGYLVDEPDDEDEDEEDEIKESDEYEESRNDGEARTSDEVGKCYNLRVDLPRRSASRYTPSMFKNAAKKCKNL; encoded by the exons ATGCCACAGTTTGACACAGGAGAAGGAGTTTCTTTTAGCCAGTTGCTTGGTTTTATGGCTGCAGATGCAGGACAATCACAATATGCCCAGCAGCCTTATTCCTTTATTGCGGGTAGGTATTCCTTGGATGCGATGTATTCGTGCTGCACTTCATTCGGTGCTTCTGAAAGGTTTGTGTCTGTTGACTCTAGTAGGACTGATGGTGGTCGTGGGATTCTTAATAGTCAAAACCCTAATCATGTTTTAATGGGTATAATTGAAGAAAATGCTAACACACCTGAACAAGAGCCTGATGGGTATCTAGTAGATGAACCAGACGACGAGGATGAGGACGAGGAGGATGAAATAAAGGAGTCCGACGAGTATGAAGAATCCCGTAATGAtg GTGAGGCACGTACTTCAGATGAGGTAGGGAAATGTTACAATCTCAGGGTTGATCTGCCACGTCGTAGCGCTAGTCGGTACACTCCTTCCATGTTCAAAAATGCCGCTAAGAAATGCAAGAACTTGTGA